The proteins below come from a single Candidatus Didemnitutus sp. genomic window:
- a CDS encoding TetR/AcrR family transcriptional regulator: MSSTAAPKPVRRRNPDRTKRRLLQAAIRLFSDKGYHGVSVDEIVARAKSNKRMVYHYFGSKNDIYLAALVEVFNRLEQVEFKAVEASARPDEKLRHLLAANFKFLDENPEFVRMLLWENLEHGRHIAREAARVSKNPFIERFRAIIEEGVAQGLFRQPRNIKHLLVNFTGLCFIYYSNHYSLAKSFELDLDSPQYRELRLAQAIDLVFNGMLTGGKGK; this comes from the coding sequence ATGAGTTCCACCGCCGCCCCCAAACCTGTGCGCCGTCGCAACCCCGACCGGACGAAGCGCCGACTGCTGCAAGCCGCCATCCGTCTGTTCTCGGACAAGGGCTATCACGGTGTCTCCGTGGATGAGATCGTCGCGCGCGCGAAGTCGAACAAGCGGATGGTTTACCACTATTTCGGCAGCAAGAACGACATCTACCTCGCGGCGCTGGTCGAGGTGTTCAACCGGCTCGAGCAGGTCGAGTTCAAGGCGGTCGAGGCCAGTGCGCGGCCGGACGAGAAACTGCGCCACCTGCTGGCAGCGAACTTCAAGTTCCTCGACGAGAATCCCGAATTTGTGCGCATGCTGCTCTGGGAAAACCTTGAGCACGGCCGGCACATCGCGCGCGAGGCGGCGCGAGTAAGCAAGAATCCGTTCATCGAACGCTTCCGCGCCATCATCGAGGAGGGCGTGGCGCAGGGGCTCTTCCGCCAGCCGCGCAACATCAAGCACCTGCTGGTGAATTTCACCGGTCTCTGCTTCATCTATTATTCAAACCACTATTCGCTGGCGAAGAGCTTCGAACTCGATCTCGACAGCCCGCAATACCGCGAGCTGCGCCTCGCGCAGGCGATCGATCTCGTCTTCAACGGCATGCTCACTGGCGGCAAGGGAAAGTGA
- a CDS encoding dihydrodipicolinate synthase family protein, with protein sequence MDSIAAVRAHLLAGQAIPALPLALDRRRRWSERRQRAVLRYYLDAGVGGVAVGVHSTQFEIREPKHGLYEPVLRLAAETMGKWPRRLGQPLVKIAGLCGLTPQARTEAELAGSLGYDAGLLSLGVWKTATEKEIVRHCRSVSRTLPIIGFYLQPSVGGRLLSYRFWREFAEIENVVAIKIAPFNRYQTLDVVRAVIDSGREDVALYTGNDDNIITDLLTPFGPAERPRYIVGGLLGQWGVWTERAVALLAEIKRARRTGRIGAQWLRRNAALTDANAAVFDPAHGFAGCIPGIHEILRRQGIFETTACLNPHEQLSPGQAAELDRVAREHAWLVDDDFVRRNLSRWLD encoded by the coding sequence ATGGACTCGATCGCCGCCGTTCGCGCTCATCTGCTCGCCGGGCAGGCCATTCCCGCGCTGCCTCTCGCCCTCGACCGGCGCCGTCGTTGGTCGGAGCGACGGCAACGCGCCGTGTTGCGCTACTACCTCGACGCAGGGGTCGGCGGCGTCGCGGTGGGCGTGCACTCGACGCAGTTCGAAATTCGCGAGCCGAAGCATGGTCTCTACGAACCGGTGTTGCGGCTGGCGGCGGAAACGATGGGAAAGTGGCCGCGGCGTCTGGGCCAGCCGTTGGTGAAGATCGCGGGCTTGTGCGGGCTCACGCCGCAGGCGCGCACCGAGGCCGAGCTCGCCGGCTCGCTCGGCTACGATGCCGGATTGCTCTCGCTCGGGGTGTGGAAGACCGCCACGGAAAAGGAGATCGTGCGGCACTGCCGGTCGGTCTCGCGCACGCTGCCGATCATCGGTTTCTACCTGCAGCCGTCGGTGGGCGGGCGGTTGTTGAGCTATCGTTTCTGGCGCGAGTTCGCGGAGATCGAAAACGTCGTCGCGATCAAGATCGCGCCGTTCAACCGCTACCAGACGCTCGATGTCGTCCGCGCCGTGATCGACAGCGGGCGCGAGGATGTCGCGCTCTACACCGGCAACGATGACAATATCATTACCGATTTGCTCACGCCCTTCGGTCCGGCAGAGCGTCCGCGCTACATCGTCGGTGGGTTGCTCGGTCAGTGGGGCGTGTGGACGGAGCGCGCGGTGGCTCTCCTTGCGGAGATCAAGCGGGCGCGCCGCACCGGCAGGATAGGTGCCCAGTGGTTGCGTCGGAACGCGGCGCTGACGGACGCGAACGCGGCGGTTTTCGACCCGGCGCATGGCTTTGCCGGATGCATTCCCGGCATCCATGAGATTCTTCGCCGTCAAGGTATCTTCGAGACCACCGCCTGCCTGAATCCGCACGAGCAGCTCTCGCCCGGGCAGGCGGCGGAACTCGATCGCGTGGCGCGCGAGCACGCTTGGCTGGTCGACGACGATTTCGTGCGGCGGAACCTTTCCCGGTGGCTTGATTAG
- a CDS encoding NAD(P)-dependent oxidoreductase, with protein sequence MADLSAIGLRRPPADPSSVDLSLSHPDAGVARAMAALNGPVLVLGAGGKIGLHLCLMLRAAAQQSGRDLRVVAVSRFKTLRDRETFAVNGVETIAADLSVQAEVAKLPDAPTVFFLAGVKFGTSDSPGLLEAMNVIMPRLVAERYAHSLIVAFSTGCVYPFVDFRSGGANESTPTAPVGAYAESCLRREHAFAEVARRSPNARVVLVRLNYSVEYRYGVLLDIATKVFQREPVDVTMGYVNVIWQRDAVSQIIQSTALAGNPPVPINITGAETHSVRSLAEKFGRVFGVKPIVVGQESPTAWLSDASESHRRFGRPAHDIDAMVGDVAAWIQNGGDTWRKPTGFEKRDGQF encoded by the coding sequence ATGGCAGACTTGTCCGCGATTGGACTGCGCCGGCCCCCCGCGGACCCGAGCAGTGTCGACCTCTCCCTCTCACACCCCGATGCCGGCGTGGCTCGCGCCATGGCCGCGTTGAACGGGCCGGTTCTCGTGCTCGGAGCTGGCGGCAAGATCGGCCTCCACCTGTGTCTCATGCTGCGCGCGGCTGCGCAACAAAGCGGGCGCGATCTGCGCGTGGTGGCGGTGTCGCGTTTCAAGACGCTGCGCGACCGCGAGACCTTCGCGGTCAACGGTGTCGAGACGATCGCCGCCGATCTCTCGGTGCAGGCCGAGGTGGCGAAGCTGCCGGACGCGCCCACGGTGTTCTTTCTGGCAGGCGTGAAGTTCGGCACGTCCGACTCGCCGGGTCTGCTCGAGGCGATGAACGTCATCATGCCCCGGCTCGTGGCGGAGCGTTACGCGCACTCGCTGATCGTGGCCTTCTCGACGGGATGCGTCTATCCGTTCGTCGACTTTCGCTCCGGCGGCGCCAATGAGTCCACGCCCACGGCGCCGGTCGGCGCGTATGCGGAGTCGTGCCTGCGGCGCGAGCACGCGTTCGCGGAAGTCGCGCGCCGGAGCCCGAACGCGCGGGTGGTCCTGGTGCGGTTGAACTATTCGGTCGAATACCGCTACGGCGTGCTGCTCGACATCGCGACGAAGGTTTTCCAGCGCGAGCCGGTGGACGTGACTATGGGTTACGTGAACGTCATCTGGCAGCGCGATGCGGTGTCGCAAATCATCCAGTCCACCGCGCTCGCGGGAAATCCTCCGGTGCCGATCAACATCACGGGGGCTGAGACGCACAGCGTGCGGAGCCTGGCGGAGAAATTCGGCCGGGTCTTCGGAGTGAAGCCGATCGTTGTCGGGCAGGAGAGCCCCACGGCGTGGCTGAGCGATGCCAGCGAATCGCACCGGCGCTTCGGCCGTCCAGCGCACGACATCGACGCGATGGTGGGCGATGTGGCGGCGTGGATTCAGAACGGCGGCGACACGTGGCGCAAGCCGACTGGCTTCGAGAAGCGCGACGGACAATTCTGA
- a CDS encoding M20/M25/M40 family metallo-hydrolase, which yields MKMPVSLPALLAELVALPSVSPEGDSDGTAPGEAALAAHLANLLRELGAQVRLTEVQPGRPNLVARFPSRDRRAPVVALVPHLDTVGVAGMTVPSFRATVSRGRLHGRGACDTKGPMAAALWGLAAWLRTPAARSSHVTWVFAATMGEEELSTGASALCRAGFRADFAIALEPTDLKIVHAAKGVLRVWVDAAGRAAHGATPHRGRNAAYRLLPFLDACAHRLAPQFARRAHPLLGGASLNVGVVRAGGELNIVPDAATAGLDVRTHPAFDNTSALRALRGAARGLRLRVHRQGPAFALERSHPWLRRLAPHANGFLRVPWFSDANVFNAHGIPAVAFGPGSIAQAHTKDEFITLAALERGGRAFQQLIADLSARPPATRPR from the coding sequence ATGAAAATGCCTGTGTCGCTCCCGGCGTTGCTTGCGGAACTCGTCGCGCTTCCAAGCGTATCGCCGGAGGGCGACTCGGACGGCACGGCACCCGGCGAGGCCGCGCTCGCAGCGCACCTCGCCAACCTCCTCCGCGAGCTCGGCGCGCAGGTGCGCCTCACCGAAGTGCAGCCGGGGCGACCGAACCTCGTGGCCCGCTTTCCTTCGCGCGACCGCCGCGCTCCGGTCGTCGCGCTCGTGCCCCACCTCGATACCGTGGGTGTAGCTGGCATGACCGTGCCGTCATTTCGCGCCACGGTAAGCCGCGGGCGGTTGCACGGCCGGGGCGCGTGCGACACGAAGGGCCCGATGGCGGCCGCGCTCTGGGGCCTCGCTGCGTGGCTGCGCACGCCGGCCGCGCGAAGCTCGCATGTGACCTGGGTTTTCGCCGCGACGATGGGCGAGGAGGAACTAAGCACGGGCGCGAGCGCGCTGTGCCGCGCCGGATTCCGCGCCGACTTCGCAATCGCACTCGAGCCCACCGATCTGAAAATCGTCCACGCCGCCAAGGGCGTGCTGCGCGTGTGGGTGGACGCCGCCGGGCGCGCCGCGCACGGCGCCACGCCCCACCGCGGACGCAACGCCGCCTATCGCCTCCTCCCCTTCCTCGACGCCTGCGCCCACCGGCTCGCGCCGCAATTCGCCCGTCGCGCCCACCCGCTGCTCGGCGGCGCGTCGCTGAACGTCGGTGTCGTGCGCGCCGGAGGCGAACTCAACATCGTGCCGGACGCGGCCACCGCCGGGCTCGACGTGCGCACGCATCCGGCGTTCGACAACACCTCCGCCCTCCGCGCGCTGCGCGGCGCCGCCCGCGGCCTCCGGCTGCGCGTTCACCGGCAAGGTCCCGCATTCGCACTCGAGCGTTCGCATCCCTGGCTGCGCCGCCTCGCGCCGCACGCGAACGGCTTCCTGCGCGTGCCATGGTTCTCCGACGCCAACGTCTTCAACGCCCACGGCATTCCCGCCGTCGCATTCGGCCCCGGCTCGATCGCCCAGGCGCACACCAAGGACGAGTTCATCACGCTCGCCGCGCTGGAGCGAGGCGGCCGCGCCTTTCAACAGCTCATCGCCGATCTCTCGGCCCGACCTCCCGCAACCCGCCCACGCTGA
- a CDS encoding alpha/beta fold hydrolase yields MPLLDLPLPKLRRYRGRNPRPRDFDRYWSDALAELDATPPQPEFIRVDALRTPGVECFDLRFTGVGGARLHAKFLRPTRRGRRSPAVLNFHGYGANSADWSTKLPYVHAGMCVAALDCRGQGGSSDDPGGTKGPTLQGHIVRGLDDPDARKLFYRAQFLDTAQLARVVMARPEVDPHRVGAFGLSQGGALTLACAALEPRLKLAAPVYPFLSDYQRVWEMDLAKDAYGELREFFRQFDPRHERERAIFTKLGYIDVQHLAPRVRARVLMFTALDDNITPPSTQFAIYNRLRAPKEMRLYPDFGHETLPGEADATFNFLLQL; encoded by the coding sequence ATGCCTCTCCTCGACCTCCCGTTGCCGAAACTCCGGCGCTACCGCGGCCGTAATCCCCGCCCGCGCGACTTCGACCGCTACTGGTCCGATGCGCTCGCCGAACTCGATGCTACGCCGCCGCAGCCGGAGTTCATCCGCGTCGACGCGCTCCGCACCCCCGGAGTCGAGTGCTTCGACCTGCGGTTCACCGGCGTCGGCGGCGCGCGGCTGCATGCGAAATTTCTGCGCCCCACGCGACGCGGCCGGCGCAGCCCGGCCGTGTTGAATTTTCACGGCTACGGCGCCAACAGCGCCGATTGGTCGACCAAGCTGCCCTACGTCCACGCCGGCATGTGCGTGGCCGCGCTCGATTGTCGCGGCCAGGGCGGCAGCTCCGACGATCCCGGCGGCACCAAGGGACCTACCCTCCAAGGCCACATCGTGCGCGGCCTCGACGATCCCGACGCACGAAAACTCTTCTACCGCGCGCAATTTCTCGACACCGCGCAACTCGCGCGCGTCGTCATGGCCCGGCCCGAAGTCGACCCGCACCGCGTCGGCGCGTTCGGCCTCTCGCAGGGCGGAGCGCTCACCCTCGCCTGCGCTGCGCTCGAGCCGCGCCTGAAACTTGCCGCGCCGGTGTATCCTTTCCTGAGCGACTACCAGCGCGTGTGGGAAATGGACCTCGCGAAGGACGCCTACGGCGAGCTGCGCGAATTTTTCCGCCAGTTCGATCCCCGGCACGAACGCGAGCGCGCGATCTTCACCAAGCTCGGCTACATCGACGTGCAACACCTCGCGCCGCGCGTCCGCGCGCGCGTGCTCATGTTCACCGCGCTGGACGACAACATCACGCCGCCGTCGACGCAGTTCGCGATCTACAACCGTCTCCGCGCCCCGAAGGAAATGCGCCTCTATCCCGATTTCGGCCACGAGACGCTGCCCGGCGAAGCCGACGCGACGTTCAATTTCCTCCTTCAACTTTGA